One part of the Enterococcus sp. DIV1094 genome encodes these proteins:
- a CDS encoding QWxxN domain, which produces MPIEEHRKKTGLFNSKSRKHLTQKEQQRRLHLLAQILGHYPVGRGIWTPAGMLYLLSIGQNFRIVDANLPNRQRAVQETKAAFEVDTFVEARQQGEEISVQSLASSSTANPRRFVQPLPQNTPRNMTQTIQAPLPSNPLIYLVEKAHQWSIGIHKMAYSISHLENCTTTSEVFHQNSLGLFNGANQTQAHFKTVCQIAVAKAQKKNEQPIKVPAGFQKFHFTHRQNKNSTHLFTAEEAAVKMRKMFQATMGDFDQPVNLTTINQARKQVDQQDTPIIEAFWNEMTELFTSFFSQPENTTFTEQQADKNGYSVMDHFFEWMGQTFSVNLDTYDSTDKQTNEHFNNPRVTTPFDPLTTESAADKPDITEIEPGALAKLLELGNRLSKKFDDFIKKYDPLVGRGAEAAPVNSQPDRSAAAEHLQSSPVIFAKDSEYEQVIQIIDAISQNKRPAGNLSVLPNFRYDELLYDRKNQTASANVMLKTFFVDQNLLQSSANDLELIEVVQRWAGRNWGNEDNTQSQRAQYLAYLILESYGVEDVRIGEFLSNSQLQAIYKQWKTNTLLMGYPYKEVNEQSHIYHLSPAETPSVTRFLQQMKVNKQIYKDFIHERPASISKNTKIPPIYHQKQLFNMRAKTVEVNNVAQDFLSKQRIYLDQPTPAQLVIEMRKWILNGKRYEEIVRRQITAATMLRQAHGATEKPLTVSEARAILLQWEENNAQLGYVYQKTKKKNWGIDINKIKKEQEKEREKQVKQKIELFLRENGLSSSIKTPFQPEKTPEQQTTIENQEIIQQRVANFLTDKGIACNTTNPNLFAEAVSNWVLLEGATQKIIDMVKVKQIAQVILDEKLDGVISNEHAEITFVKWLWDLIETDESLLTVVPRPVSDEQIITSMPTSPAPMMNVMNQTETTIGEEAKNTTNNEQWRSAKVMKQVEAFFREKGLLVGEVTKEDVLSAMGKWFIESGERTSVMPEKIQAVASVILKELKLYGGAPEEVLSDASAEKTVMKWAFENVLGSSIEAYIAKNIVDVPDPSAFTLGHLRRLFTFEELKKTGRINFSSQQDSKASIDAERNLKRLWATLSNRALPHYLLKSSNLPDNLLISDYSSLTQLTGASLLADLGFSKKFNQTETRLLGEFFLETLSLKGVHHFEELSFLLTPALVTVAQLEPDKMRAALVNDNYIEVALTTFISYSQRGYFQLMKTQAILNDLTATYQQAVIDWRRKLALVDEVLAECNRLGIRVSMAAGQVYLAGGNPCPGQWTPPDLERWYTRLTKDVAESYHLLNQFLIQLSIQSIPQQELAFLFSPNSHIYAASAQFKSEVRQYDPPKNMRSVPPFLLYKQEELLDTKLNLNQTDLFVAKNGNEERWYALKRLDEGGYKFYRVDQDPFLYLIYGLMDRKDLWDGQFRKNGDKIRIGKKDYTFTTQVHMDKEYSHGEGNTTLANQISLEHKDVLYRQLYASGNEQTVATKVWDVLKHVIPFYDCVVGVSAHNAEEAVPNCLLDAVSLIPVLGQVTSFSMRFALGVAKSVVKSGLSTTLKTGTRFLPTLPELRGLFATAIRTFDPGVEMIIGGGQFILKRLVALKNEEFVSKELKAVLTKLDLLKKQQPDVTQNFVTARLSKDGPEVRVKRMQNNLYLKVNDLKNGDVSGKYFTLRGEQLREFEGPATFTPRQKVVIQRLSRSLDVDQIFVEEPNLYPKLYGEGKVYTYKKKDGQRISAIKMDGQIVPVHIQVLEKHGVRYDIFDGEKLLPVNFNGIEWYFEPVTSPVISKSVETEVTHRLNQFETLWDVATLSAPDERGLMWSAEGRSYIKINDRYIPLILLNKEENRYHLVKKDILEPLTVLRFDLNERSFRFETEREKLAFELQSHIRRAGTSDDLIPGTSSGSAGTSRETKSYPPLPNTPARWKEWNEFRQAEILVVEPLKRPVDRNVVCKKLSTFIPEPKIVVSLDEEKERKGISEAIAHMYHLQPVDYQTFSGLNPNKAPEYLQPFFKKVSEAFYEAIEYFQRTKERCIELLKLDKIAGTPEGQYAVEMFDMYQIKNREPYLREIFKRLLSVSEKGERFLRQSADWGFENIWIVSTKLEKNEARQAYYTKVEAIPRTSAFMMTRDPECRIIFIADTNHIDPDHLPNLQLAIDPKETLMHETAHVVSMAYDVVSGYPYVAKGFSKCGQDVRDQYFRRFEGFFKTRYFDSYVDQLADVQGSPMLSNEAVILAEKTDAMLSMNIQMLDAETLMIMIRDVAKGNKFNQRPKVFKRDVSSEQSEIKITGETFIAVALMKSGSFYTVEKSPELKVPQKQPDSTTLSPDSTTKTQQVNTKKANLKPATPKQSKKNQSKSKKGKPRIQKLVGFSTKASIFLNEGQRTTPVKQKRSELNLQYR; this is translated from the coding sequence ATGCCTATAGAAGAACATCGAAAAAAAACCGGTCTATTCAACAGCAAATCCCGAAAGCACCTCACTCAAAAAGAGCAACAAAGGAGACTACATCTGCTTGCTCAAATACTTGGGCATTACCCTGTTGGACGAGGCATATGGACGCCAGCAGGAATGCTGTACCTGTTAAGTATTGGGCAAAATTTCCGAATAGTTGATGCGAATCTGCCGAATCGTCAACGTGCGGTACAAGAAACGAAAGCTGCTTTTGAAGTGGATACTTTTGTGGAAGCACGACAGCAAGGCGAAGAAATCAGCGTGCAATCTTTAGCGTCAAGCTCAACTGCTAATCCACGCCGGTTTGTACAACCTCTACCGCAGAATACTCCTAGGAACATGACTCAAACGATTCAGGCACCACTGCCTTCAAATCCACTCATTTACTTGGTTGAAAAGGCACACCAATGGAGCATAGGAATACATAAAATGGCGTACAGTATTTCACATTTAGAGAATTGTACGACCACAAGTGAGGTGTTTCATCAAAACTCACTAGGACTTTTTAACGGTGCGAATCAGACACAAGCCCACTTTAAAACCGTTTGTCAGATTGCTGTAGCAAAAGCACAAAAAAAGAATGAACAGCCGATAAAGGTACCTGCAGGTTTTCAAAAATTCCATTTTACGCATCGTCAAAACAAAAATAGCACACACCTTTTCACCGCTGAAGAAGCAGCGGTAAAGATGAGAAAGATGTTTCAAGCAACAATGGGTGATTTTGATCAGCCCGTAAATCTCACGACGATAAATCAAGCAAGAAAACAAGTGGATCAGCAAGACACTCCTATTATTGAAGCTTTTTGGAATGAAATGACTGAGCTTTTTACATCATTTTTTAGCCAACCAGAAAATACTACCTTTACAGAACAACAAGCGGATAAAAATGGCTATTCAGTAATGGATCATTTTTTTGAATGGATGGGTCAAACGTTTTCGGTCAATCTTGACACGTATGACTCAACGGACAAGCAAACCAATGAGCACTTCAACAACCCGAGAGTGACAACTCCTTTCGATCCATTAACAACAGAGTCGGCGGCAGACAAACCAGACATCACTGAAATTGAACCAGGAGCGCTGGCTAAACTATTGGAATTAGGCAACAGATTGTCAAAAAAATTCGATGATTTCATTAAAAAATATGATCCATTAGTTGGAAGGGGTGCAGAGGCGGCGCCGGTGAATAGCCAACCAGATCGTTCGGCCGCCGCTGAACATCTTCAGAGTTCACCAGTTATTTTCGCTAAGGATTCAGAATATGAACAAGTTATTCAGATCATTGATGCCATTTCTCAAAATAAAAGACCTGCGGGAAATTTGTCTGTATTACCTAATTTTCGTTATGACGAGTTGCTTTATGATAGAAAAAATCAGACTGCTTCTGCCAATGTGATGCTTAAAACCTTTTTCGTTGACCAAAATTTACTTCAGTCGTCAGCAAATGACCTCGAACTGATTGAAGTGGTCCAAAGATGGGCGGGTAGAAATTGGGGGAATGAAGATAATACACAATCTCAAAGAGCACAATACCTCGCTTATCTCATATTGGAAAGTTATGGGGTAGAAGATGTTCGGATAGGGGAGTTTTTGTCGAACAGCCAATTGCAAGCAATCTATAAGCAATGGAAAACAAATACGCTACTAATGGGGTATCCATACAAAGAGGTGAACGAGCAATCTCACATATATCATCTGTCTCCAGCAGAAACTCCCTCAGTTACTCGTTTTTTGCAACAAATGAAGGTAAATAAGCAAATCTATAAAGATTTTATCCATGAGCGCCCGGCGAGTATTTCCAAGAATACAAAGATTCCACCGATCTATCACCAGAAACAACTTTTTAACATGCGAGCAAAAACTGTAGAAGTGAATAATGTCGCCCAAGATTTTTTAAGCAAGCAACGAATCTATTTGGATCAACCGACACCAGCTCAGCTAGTCATCGAGATGCGTAAATGGATCTTAAATGGAAAACGATATGAAGAAATCGTTCGAAGACAGATAACCGCAGCAACGATGTTACGGCAAGCACATGGAGCGACAGAGAAACCCTTGACAGTGAGTGAGGCACGAGCGATTTTGTTGCAATGGGAAGAAAATAATGCACAGCTCGGGTATGTATACCAGAAAACAAAGAAAAAAAATTGGGGCATCGATATCAATAAAATCAAAAAAGAGCAAGAGAAGGAACGAGAAAAACAAGTAAAACAAAAAATTGAATTGTTCCTACGTGAAAATGGCTTGTCTTCTTCGATAAAGACACCTTTCCAACCAGAAAAAACGCCAGAACAACAGACAACAATTGAAAATCAAGAAATCATACAGCAAAGAGTGGCAAATTTTTTAACTGACAAGGGGATTGCGTGTAATACGACAAATCCGAATCTTTTTGCTGAGGCTGTTTCCAACTGGGTGTTACTTGAAGGAGCGACCCAAAAAATCATCGATATGGTCAAAGTAAAACAAATTGCCCAAGTGATCCTTGATGAAAAACTCGATGGCGTCATTTCAAATGAACATGCTGAAATCACTTTTGTCAAATGGTTGTGGGATCTGATTGAAACCGACGAATCCTTATTGACTGTCGTGCCACGTCCTGTGAGCGACGAACAGATCATCACAAGCATGCCAACTTCTCCGGCGCCTATGATGAACGTAATGAACCAAACAGAAACCACAATAGGAGAAGAAGCTAAAAATACAACAAACAACGAGCAGTGGCGTAGTGCGAAAGTAATGAAACAAGTCGAAGCTTTTTTTCGAGAGAAAGGCTTGCTCGTTGGCGAGGTGACGAAAGAAGATGTTTTAAGTGCGATGGGAAAATGGTTCATCGAGTCGGGTGAACGAACGAGTGTGATGCCTGAAAAGATCCAAGCAGTCGCTTCTGTGATTTTAAAAGAATTGAAACTGTATGGTGGTGCACCAGAAGAAGTGCTTTCAGATGCGAGTGCCGAAAAAACAGTGATGAAGTGGGCATTTGAAAATGTGTTGGGCAGTTCGATTGAAGCATATATTGCAAAAAATATCGTTGATGTACCTGACCCATCCGCTTTTACGCTTGGTCATCTCAGGCGCTTGTTTACATTTGAAGAATTGAAAAAAACTGGGCGGATCAATTTTTCTTCCCAACAGGATAGCAAGGCATCCATAGACGCAGAACGAAATTTGAAACGGCTTTGGGCAACCTTATCTAACCGAGCATTGCCTCATTACTTGCTGAAATCAAGTAATCTCCCAGACAATTTATTGATTTCTGACTATAGTTCACTGACACAATTAACAGGTGCGAGCTTATTGGCAGATCTAGGATTTTCTAAAAAGTTTAACCAAACTGAGACTCGTTTACTAGGAGAATTTTTTTTAGAGACGCTCAGTCTCAAAGGCGTCCACCACTTTGAAGAGTTATCGTTTCTTTTGACACCAGCATTAGTGACTGTCGCACAACTTGAACCTGATAAAATGCGAGCGGCTCTTGTGAATGACAACTATATCGAAGTCGCACTCACGACCTTTATCAGCTATTCACAAAGAGGGTATTTCCAGCTGATGAAAACACAAGCGATCCTTAATGACCTGACCGCTACCTATCAACAAGCAGTCATTGACTGGCGGCGAAAACTAGCGCTAGTTGATGAGGTACTGGCAGAGTGCAATCGATTGGGAATCAGGGTCAGCATGGCGGCAGGGCAAGTGTATTTAGCTGGGGGCAATCCTTGTCCTGGACAATGGACGCCACCGGATCTTGAAAGGTGGTATACTCGGCTAACAAAAGATGTCGCAGAATCCTATCACTTGCTCAATCAATTTTTGATCCAGCTTTCGATCCAATCGATCCCGCAACAGGAACTCGCTTTTCTATTTTCTCCCAATAGTCACATTTACGCAGCTTCTGCTCAATTCAAAAGTGAAGTTCGTCAGTATGATCCTCCTAAAAATATGCGCTCAGTCCCGCCCTTTTTATTATATAAACAAGAGGAGCTATTAGATACGAAACTTAACTTGAATCAAACGGATCTGTTCGTCGCTAAAAATGGAAATGAGGAACGATGGTATGCGCTGAAGCGTCTGGATGAAGGAGGATATAAATTTTATCGAGTCGATCAAGATCCTTTTTTGTATCTTATCTATGGTCTGATGGATCGCAAAGATCTTTGGGACGGACAATTCCGAAAAAATGGAGATAAGATCCGCATCGGGAAAAAGGATTACACGTTTACAACCCAAGTGCATATGGACAAAGAGTATTCTCATGGCGAAGGAAATACAACGCTAGCCAATCAAATCAGTTTGGAGCATAAGGATGTGCTCTATCGACAACTATATGCATCAGGAAATGAACAGACAGTAGCGACGAAAGTTTGGGATGTCTTAAAACATGTGATTCCTTTTTATGATTGCGTTGTTGGTGTTTCGGCACATAATGCAGAAGAAGCGGTCCCTAATTGTCTGCTCGATGCTGTATCACTCATTCCAGTTTTAGGACAAGTCACATCTTTTAGTATGAGATTTGCCTTAGGAGTCGCAAAGTCGGTTGTTAAAAGTGGGTTAAGTACGACGTTGAAAACAGGCACTCGCTTTCTCCCTACGTTGCCAGAGCTTAGAGGGCTGTTCGCAACTGCGATACGTACTTTTGATCCTGGAGTGGAAATGATCATAGGAGGCGGGCAATTCATTTTGAAACGCTTAGTGGCTTTAAAAAATGAAGAATTTGTAAGTAAAGAACTAAAAGCAGTGTTGACAAAGCTCGACCTATTAAAAAAACAACAGCCTGATGTGACGCAAAATTTTGTGACTGCTCGCTTGTCGAAAGACGGTCCAGAAGTTCGAGTGAAACGTATGCAAAATAACTTGTATTTAAAAGTGAACGATCTTAAAAATGGGGATGTGTCCGGAAAGTACTTTACTTTGCGCGGTGAGCAGCTACGAGAGTTTGAAGGACCAGCAACTTTTACTCCAAGACAAAAAGTCGTGATCCAGCGACTGTCCAGGAGCTTAGATGTCGATCAGATATTTGTAGAAGAACCCAACTTATATCCAAAACTTTATGGAGAGGGAAAAGTATATACCTACAAAAAAAAGGATGGACAACGAATTTCCGCGATCAAAATGGATGGACAGATCGTTCCTGTTCACATACAGGTACTCGAAAAACATGGTGTTCGCTACGATATTTTTGATGGAGAGAAGCTTTTACCTGTCAATTTCAACGGGATTGAATGGTATTTTGAACCAGTGACCTCACCAGTGATTTCGAAATCTGTCGAAACCGAAGTGACACATCGCCTCAATCAATTTGAAACTTTGTGGGATGTGGCTACGCTTTCGGCTCCCGATGAAAGAGGCTTGATGTGGAGTGCTGAAGGTCGGTCTTATATAAAAATCAATGATCGCTATATCCCGCTGATCTTACTGAATAAAGAAGAGAATCGGTACCATTTAGTTAAAAAGGATATCCTTGAACCGCTGACGGTTTTACGATTTGATTTGAATGAACGTTCGTTTAGATTCGAGACTGAGAGAGAGAAGCTGGCGTTTGAGTTGCAAAGCCATATCAGAAGAGCCGGTACAAGTGACGACTTGATTCCAGGAACCTCAAGTGGTAGTGCTGGAACATCCCGCGAAACGAAGTCCTATCCCCCGCTTCCAAATACGCCAGCAAGATGGAAAGAGTGGAATGAGTTTCGACAAGCAGAAATATTAGTTGTTGAACCCCTAAAAAGGCCGGTCGATCGAAATGTCGTATGCAAGAAACTCTCTACTTTTATCCCAGAGCCAAAAATCGTAGTCTCACTGGATGAAGAAAAAGAGAGAAAAGGAATTTCTGAGGCGATTGCACACATGTATCATTTGCAGCCAGTTGATTACCAAACTTTTTCTGGTTTGAATCCGAACAAGGCGCCAGAGTATCTACAACCGTTTTTTAAGAAAGTTTCAGAAGCGTTCTATGAAGCGATCGAGTATTTCCAACGTACAAAAGAACGATGTATTGAGTTGTTGAAACTAGACAAGATTGCTGGAACGCCGGAAGGACAGTACGCAGTTGAGATGTTTGACATGTATCAGATCAAAAATCGAGAGCCATATTTAAGAGAAATCTTTAAACGCTTATTGTCTGTATCAGAAAAAGGGGAACGGTTCCTCCGACAGTCAGCGGATTGGGGATTTGAGAATATTTGGATCGTCTCTACAAAATTAGAAAAAAATGAAGCGAGACAAGCTTATTATACAAAGGTTGAAGCTATCCCCCGTACCAGTGCATTCATGATGACTCGTGATCCAGAATGTCGAATCATCTTTATTGCTGATACGAACCATATTGATCCAGATCATCTACCGAACCTTCAGTTAGCGATAGATCCCAAAGAAACCTTGATGCATGAAACAGCCCATGTCGTTTCAATGGCATATGATGTTGTATCAGGGTATCCCTATGTAGCCAAAGGTTTTTCAAAATGTGGACAAGATGTTCGCGATCAATATTTCAGAAGATTTGAAGGTTTTTTCAAAACAAGATACTTTGACAGTTATGTCGATCAATTAGCCGATGTTCAAGGATCGCCCATGTTATCGAATGAGGCAGTGATCCTTGCAGAAAAAACGGATGCAATGCTAAGCATGAATATCCAAATGCTTGATGCAGAAACATTGATGATCATGATTAGAGATGTGGCAAAGGGGAATAAATTCAATCAACGGCCAAAAGTGTTTAAACGAGATGTAAGTAGTGAACAGAGTGAAATAAAAATAACTGGAGAAACATTCATTGCGGTCGCATTGATGAAATCAGGGTCATTCTATACGGTAGAAAAGAGTCCGGAGTTGAAAGTCCCGCAAAAACAGCCAGATAGCACAACTCTCTCTCCTGATTCTACAACCAAGACTCAACAGGTAAATACCAAAAAGGCGAATCTTAAGCCGGCAACGCCAAAACAAAGCAAGAAAAATCAGAGCAAGTCGAAAAAAGGGAAACCGCGTATCCAGAAACTTGTCGGTTTTAGCACGAAAGCGAGTATCTTCCTGAATGAAGGACAGAGAACAACACCAGTGAAACAAAAACGAAGTGAGTTGAATTTGCAATATCGTTGA
- a CDS encoding helix-turn-helix domain-containing protein → MKNIRMKLARLASELSQEELAQRVGVTRQTIGLIEAGKYNPTLKLCLAICHELNQTLDELFWEDQDEKE, encoded by the coding sequence GTGAAAAATATTCGAATGAAATTGGCACGTTTAGCAAGTGAATTGAGCCAAGAAGAGTTAGCCCAGCGTGTGGGTGTCACACGTCAAACAATCGGGTTGATCGAAGCGGGAAAGTACAATCCTACGCTTAAGCTATGTCTGGCGATCTGCCATGAATTGAATCAAACACTAGATGAACTATTTTGGGAGGATCAAGATGAAAAAGAATAA
- a CDS encoding DUF6773 family protein has product MKKNKPKDERIIQINNKIQSEAFLLLLVLLGISLFVKSYLLDLPVSDSLAELLILGAAVLYLLIRGALIGHEIIDTSKHAKILQAVSIVGGSLLVALGTGIRNYSLYQHLYSGYLDPHLLAVVGITFLSSVIFMAGLLFVVFSVNRLSQKRLENKIDDDLE; this is encoded by the coding sequence ATGAAAAAGAATAAGCCTAAAGATGAGCGTATCATCCAAATAAATAATAAAATACAAAGTGAAGCCTTTTTACTGCTATTAGTGCTATTAGGTATCTCTTTATTTGTAAAGAGTTATCTGTTGGATCTGCCTGTGTCTGATTCTCTTGCCGAGCTTCTTATCTTAGGAGCCGCAGTCCTTTATTTATTGATTCGTGGGGCATTGATCGGACATGAGATCATCGATACTTCGAAACATGCTAAAATATTACAAGCCGTATCGATTGTTGGTGGGAGTCTCCTCGTTGCTTTAGGGACCGGTATCAGAAACTATTCCTTATATCAACATCTTTACTCTGGCTACCTAGATCCTCACTTGTTAGCTGTAGTAGGGATTACCTTTTTATCATCGGTCATTTTTATGGCTGGATTATTGTTTGTTGTTTTTTCTGTCAATCGCTTGAGTCAGAAAAGGTTAGAAAATAAGATCGATGATGATCTGGAATGA
- a CDS encoding CBS domain-containing protein → MKNSDLFLSSFNRIEKWLQEEMGNPRNMGFTELVRRLAQKQHQSVRKYEDDLLQLAQLRNAIVHDRIAVDFIIAEPNDWATNRIQKIEQELIRPETVLPRFAKHVTGFEWDIPLPRLLETVAQKRYSQFPLYHKGTFKGLVTLRMLGFWLAKESHQGVIDLQGKTAADLIIQDGKYTNYHFVSAQTTIAEVERMFGEQGTLEAVLITKNGDPNGNLLGIIRPRDIYHEVEKE, encoded by the coding sequence ATGAAGAATTCTGATCTTTTTTTAAGCAGCTTTAATCGAATCGAAAAATGGCTCCAAGAAGAGATGGGGAATCCACGAAACATGGGATTTACCGAACTCGTTCGACGGTTAGCACAAAAACAACATCAAAGTGTGCGTAAATACGAAGATGACCTCTTACAATTGGCGCAATTGCGTAATGCGATCGTGCATGACCGCATCGCGGTAGACTTCATTATTGCTGAACCCAATGACTGGGCGACAAATCGCATCCAGAAAATCGAGCAAGAACTGATTCGCCCTGAAACCGTGTTGCCACGTTTCGCAAAGCATGTGACTGGTTTTGAATGGGATATCCCGTTGCCTCGTTTGTTGGAGACAGTGGCACAAAAGCGCTATTCTCAATTTCCGCTTTATCACAAAGGAACGTTCAAGGGGCTCGTAACTTTGCGGATGTTAGGCTTTTGGTTGGCAAAAGAAAGCCATCAAGGTGTGATCGATCTACAAGGAAAAACTGCCGCAGATCTGATCATACAAGATGGTAAATACACCAATTACCACTTTGTCTCAGCTCAGACAACGATTGCTGAAGTAGAAAGAATGTTTGGTGAGCAAGGAACACTCGAAGCCGTGCTGATCACCAAAAATGGTGACCCTAACGGAAACTTGTTGGGGATCATTCGCCCGAGAGATATTTATCATGAAGTAGAAAAGGAATGA
- the lspA gene encoding signal peptidase II encodes MLVIYWIISALIVGLDQWVKWLIVENFALGETKSVIPGILSLNHIRNFGAAWSLLEGKMWFFTVVTIIAVVVVLTLMIKNRNNGSRWFMVGLTLILAGAIGNFIDRVRLGYVVDMFQTDFMNFPIFNVADVSLVIGVICVLIYIILDEKEQRKK; translated from the coding sequence TTGTTAGTGATATATTGGATTATAAGTGCATTGATCGTCGGTTTGGATCAATGGGTAAAATGGTTGATCGTCGAGAACTTTGCTTTAGGCGAAACAAAGTCCGTGATTCCTGGCATCTTATCGCTGAATCATATTCGTAATTTTGGCGCAGCATGGAGTTTGTTAGAAGGAAAAATGTGGTTCTTTACTGTCGTGACGATCATTGCCGTTGTCGTGGTCTTGACGTTGATGATCAAAAACCGTAACAATGGGAGCCGTTGGTTCATGGTCGGTCTGACATTGATCCTAGCTGGCGCAATCGGCAACTTTATCGATCGTGTCCGCTTAGGGTATGTGGTCGACATGTTCCAAACTGATTTCATGAATTTCCCGATTTTCAACGTAGCCGATGTTTCATTGGTGATCGGTGTGATCTGCGTATTGATTTACATTATTTTAGATGAAAAGGAACAACGAAAAAAATGA
- a CDS encoding RluA family pseudouridine synthase has protein sequence MTQLKATIQQETGRIDKVLTNLFADYSRSQVQQWLKDGAVAVNGEPVKANYKVKSADEIVVEVPEPEELEILAEDLPIEIVYEDDDVAVVNKPQGMVVHPSAGHTHGTLVNALMYHMKSLSSINGVIRPGIVHRIDKDTSGLLMIAKNDQAHESLAQQLKDKTSLRKYVALVHGVIPHEKGTINAPIGRSKVDRKMQAIREDGKPAVTHFTVLERFENFTLVELQLETGRTHQIRVHMKYIGYPLAGDPVYGPKKTLKGNGQFLHAKLLGFTHPVTKENLVFEAPLPEVFEKTLEKLRKDVAF, from the coding sequence ATGACACAATTAAAAGCAACTATCCAACAAGAAACAGGACGGATCGACAAAGTCCTCACGAATTTATTTGCTGATTACAGTCGTTCGCAAGTCCAACAATGGTTAAAAGACGGTGCGGTAGCTGTAAATGGTGAACCTGTCAAAGCAAATTATAAAGTAAAATCGGCTGATGAGATTGTCGTGGAAGTACCAGAGCCTGAAGAGCTTGAGATTTTGGCTGAAGATTTACCGATTGAGATCGTCTATGAAGATGATGATGTCGCTGTCGTCAATAAACCACAAGGAATGGTCGTTCATCCTTCGGCGGGGCATACGCACGGCACACTTGTCAACGCATTGATGTATCACATGAAAAGTCTGTCATCGATCAATGGAGTGATTAGACCCGGTATCGTTCATCGTATCGATAAAGATACTTCTGGCTTATTGATGATCGCTAAAAATGATCAAGCCCATGAATCTCTAGCACAACAATTAAAAGATAAAACTTCTCTTAGAAAATACGTTGCTTTAGTTCATGGTGTCATTCCTCACGAGAAAGGAACGATCAATGCACCGATCGGTCGTTCCAAAGTCGATCGAAAAATGCAAGCCATCCGTGAAGACGGAAAACCCGCTGTCACTCATTTTACTGTTTTAGAACGTTTTGAAAACTTTACGTTAGTGGAATTACAACTGGAAACTGGTCGTACGCATCAGATCCGTGTCCACATGAAGTACATCGGTTATCCATTAGCAGGAGACCCTGTCTATGGACCGAAGAAAACGTTGAAGGGAAATGGACAGTTCCTACATGCTAAGCTGTTAGGTTTTACACATCCTGTAACAAAAGAAAATCTAGTGTTTGAAGCCCCACTGCCAGAAGTTTTTGAAAAAACTTTAGAGAAGTTGAGAAAAGATGTTGCTTTTTAA
- the pyrR gene encoding bifunctional pyr operon transcriptional regulator/uracil phosphoribosyltransferase PyrR has product MQAKEVVDQVTMKRALTRITYEIIERNQSIEEIVLVGIKTRGIYIAARIAERLKQLENIEVPVGELDITLYRDDKKEIAQEPELHSSDIPVNLEGKEVILIDDVLYTGRTIRAAMDAVMDFGRPRKISLAVLVDRGHRELPIRADYVGKNIPTAKKEEILVEMQELDGQDRIMILKEEK; this is encoded by the coding sequence ATGCAAGCTAAAGAAGTAGTGGATCAAGTAACGATGAAACGAGCTCTTACGCGTATCACCTATGAAATCATTGAAAGAAACCAAAGCATTGAGGAGATCGTTTTAGTCGGTATCAAAACGAGAGGGATCTATATTGCTGCTCGAATCGCCGAACGGTTGAAACAACTAGAAAACATTGAAGTACCTGTGGGAGAACTTGATATTACCTTGTACCGAGATGACAAAAAAGAAATCGCCCAAGAACCAGAATTACATTCGTCAGATATTCCGGTCAACCTAGAAGGAAAAGAAGTCATCTTGATCGACGACGTACTCTACACAGGACGCACGATCCGTGCGGCAATGGATGCGGTCATGGACTTTGGTCGTCCAAGAAAAATCTCATTAGCAGTACTCGTTGATCGCGGACACCGCGAATTACCGATCCGCGCAGATTATGTAGGGAAGAACATCCCAACTGCCAAAAAAGAAGAAATCTTAGTAGAGATGCAAGAATTAGATGGACAAGATCGCATCATGATCTTAAAAGAGGAAAAGTAG